In Chloroflexota bacterium, the DNA window GCGAGAAAGAACGGGCACTGGAGATGGCGCTGGCGCAGATCGAGAAGAATTTTGGAAAAGGCTCGATCATGCGCCTGGGGGAAGCCAGCGATCGCCTGGCTGTCGACGTCATTCCGACCGGGGCAATCGCCCTCGATCTCGCTTTGGGGGTCGGGGGGATTCCGCGCGGACGCATCACCGAGATCTACGGCCCAGAATCCTCGGGGAAGACGACGCTCCTGCAGCACGTCATCGCTCACGCGCAGGCGTCGGGAGGCATAGCCGCGCTCATCGACGCCGAGCACGCCTTCGACCCCATCTACGCCCAGAACTGCGGCGTTCGCGTCGACGAGATGTTGATCTCCCAGCCGGACACGGGCGAGCAGGCGTTAGAGATCGCCGAGGCGCTCGTCCGGAGCGGCGCCCTCGACGTGGTGTGCATCGATTCGGTGGCGGCGCTGGTGCCGAGGGCTGAGCTGGAAGGCGACATGGGCGATGCACACGTCGGCCTTCAGGCGCGCTTGATGTCCCAGGCGCTCCGCAAGCTGACCGGCGCGATCAGTCGATCGCGCACGTCCGTCGTCTTCACGAACCAGCTTCGCGAGAAGATCGGGGTGATGTTCGGCAACCCCGAGACGACACCCGGCGGCCGGTCGCTGAAGTTTTACGCATCGGTGCGCCTGGACATCCGTCGGATCGACTCCATCAAACAGGGCACGACCGTGATTGGGAACCGCACCCGCGTCCGCGTCGTGAAAAACAAGGTCGCGCCGCCGTTTCGCACGGCCGAGTTCGACATCATGTACAACGAAGGAATTTCTCGCGCCGGAAGCATTCTCGACGTCGGGACCGACCTGGAGATCGTTCGAAAGAGCGGAGCATTCTTCTCCTTTGGCGACATCCGTCTCGGCCAAGGTCGCGAGAATGCCAAGGAGTACCTGCGGCAGAATCCGGAGATCGCGGACGAGATCGAACGGCAGATCCGACAGTCGGCGGTGGGGTTACTACCGATGAAGCTGGCGGTGGGCGATGGTGTGGTCGAAGAAGAGAGCGTTTTCGCTCTCGGCGAATAGCGTGAACGATGGAGGCGCCCGAATGCGCGCGAGCGCCCCGGGCGCCTCCATCAGCGCGATCTCCCATCAGCGGCGGGCCCGATCCGGGCGAGTCAACGTCGCCATCGACGGCGCCTTCGCCTTCTCGCTCGCCGTTCCGATCGCGGCTAGCGTGCGGGCCGGCGACCCCGTCGACGAGGCGACCGTCAACGCGCTCCTGCGTCGCGACGAGCAGGAGCGCGCACACGAGCGGGCGCTGCGCTTTCTCGCCACGCGTCCCCGCAGCGAGGCGGAAGTTCGGCGTCGATTGGCGCGGGCAGGGTATTCGCCGCAGGCCGCCGACGCTACGGCGAATCGTCTCAAGGCCGAGGGCCTGGTCGATGACGACGCGTTTGCCGCGTACTGGGTCTCTCAACGCATGACCTTTCACCCCCGTGGACCTCGCGCGCTCCGCGCCGAGCTTCGGGCGAAGGGCGTCGACGCGACGCGAACGTCAGCGGCAATCGAGCCCATACAGCCCTCCCAGGCGTTGCAGGCCTATCGCGCCGCACTGCGGCGCGCCGAGCGTCTGTGCGAGCCAGACGAGCGGCGCTTCGTGCACGACCTGATCGCGTATTTGGCGCGCCGTGGGTTCGACTACGGTCCCGCTCGGGAGGCCGTCGCCCTTCTGTGGAAGGAGCACGGCGAGATTCCGAGCGCATCCTCCGTGCCGTGATCAACGCGCGGGCGCCGGAGCCCGACTCACCGACGTCAATCCCCCTCGGCGGCGCAGACCGCGGGCGCCGAGTTCGCGACATGTTCGGTCGTATCGTGCCGCGCTACGACCTGATGAACCGACTCATGACCTTGGGAATGGACGGTCGCTGGCGAGACCTCGCCGCCGCGGCCGCGGAGCCGGCGGGGGCCGACGCGCTCGATCTCGCCACGGGGACTGGCGACCTCGCCCTCGCCCTGCGGACGCACGGCGCGCGCCACGTCGTCGCGGCCGATTTCTGCGCGCCGATGCTGGAAGCGGCGCGCGAGAAGCTCCAACGCCGGAGCGAGACCGCGATCGATCTCGTTCTTGCCGATGCGCTCCGCCTCCCCTTTGCCGACGCATCATTCGACTGCGTCGCGAGCGGCTTCCTGTTGCGGAACGTATCGGACGTCCCGCGAGCCCTCGGGGAGATGCACCGCGTCTTGCGGCCGGGCGGACGGGTCGTCAGTCTCGAGCTCACTCGATTGTCCTTCGGGCCGTTGTCGGCAGCCTTCAGGGCGTATTTCACCTATGTCGTGCCGCTCGTGGGCGGGATCGTCAGTGGCGATCCCGCGGCCTATCGCTATCTGCCAGCCTCCGTCCGTGTCTTCCCGCCTGCGGAGGTGCTGGCCCGCACGTTCCGCGAGGCCGGCTTTCAAGCCGTGACCTATCGGACCGTCGGCTTCGGGACGACCGCGATCCACCGAGGGCAAAAGGCCTAGCGGACGACGGGACGAGACGACGGGAAGCCGTTCGCCACCGGCGGCCTACGGACGCGCGCTCCCGCCCTGTGCCGCGAGGTCGAAACGATCGAGATTCATCACCTTGTCCCAGGCGGCCACGAAATCGCGCACGAACTTCTCCTTCGCGTCGTCACACGCGTAGACCTCTGAGATCGCGCGAAGCTGCGAGTGCGCTCCGAAGACGAGGTCGACGGCGGTGGCGGTCCACCTGAGCTCGCCCGTCGAGCGGTTGCGGCCTTCGTAGACGCTCGCGTCCGAGCCGGATGGCCTCCACTCCGTGCCCATGTCGAGCAGGTTGACGAAGAAGTCGTTGGTCAGCGTCTCAGGGCGGCTCGTCAGCATGCCGTGCTTGGATTGCCGGTAGTTGGCGCCCAGGGCTCGCATCCCGCCGACGAGAACGGTCATCTCAGGAGCGCTCAGGTTCAGCATGAATGCCCGCTCCACGAGCAACGTTTCGGGCGGCAGCTCCTCCCCCGCGTGCAGGTAGTTGCGGAACCCGTCGAACCTGGGTTCGAGCACGGCGAACGACTCGACGTCCGTTTGCTCCTGGGAAGCGTCCGTACGGCCCGGCGCGAACGGGACCCGGACGTCGTATCCGGCGTTCTTCGCCGCTTGCTCGACGGCAGCGCATCCGCCCAGGACGATCAGGTCTGCGAGGGAGACCCTCTTCCCGCCGGATTGTGATTGGTTGAACTCTTGTTGAATTTGCTCGAGAGTCCGCAGCACCCGGGCCAGCTCGGCCGGGTTGTTGACTTCCCAGTCCTTTTGCGGCGCGAGGCGAATCCGCGCCCCGTTGGCCCCGCCGCGCTTGTCGGTGCCGCGGAACGTCGCTGCCGACGCCCAGGCGGTGGAGACGAGCTGGGAGATGCTGAGTCCCGATGCGAGGAGCTTTTCCTTGAGGGCAGCGACGTCCTGCTCCCCGATAAGCTCATGATCGACTGGCGGAACAGGATCCTGCCAGAGCTGCGGCTCCGCAACCCAGGGGCCGAGGTAGCGGGAGATCGGTCCCATGTCTCGGTGCAAGAGCTTGTACCACGCCTTGCCGAAGGCGTCCGCAAGCTGGTCCGGGTGTTCATGAAAGCGCTTCGTGATCGCCGCGTACGTCGGGTCCGTCTTGAGCGCCAGGTCGGTGGTGAGCATCATCGTGGTCTGCCGCTTAGATGGATCGTGGGCATCGGGCGCGGTGGGGACCGCGCCCGATGCGTCAGGCTTGGGAGCGTACTGCTTCGCGCCGGCCGGACTCGTCGTCAGCTGGTAGTCGTAGTTGTACAGATTGTCGAGGAACCCGTTGTCCCACTTCGTGGGCTCGGTGGTCCAGGGACCCTCCAGTCCACTGGTGATCGTGTCGGGGCCCTTGCCGCTGCCATAGCTATTCTTCCAGCCGAGGCCCTGGTCGGCCAAGCTGGCCGCCTCAGGTTCGGGGCCGACGTACTGGGGCGCAGGGGCGGCGCCATGGGCCTTGCCAACCGTGTGGCCTCCCACGATGAGCGCCACGGTCTCCTCGTCGTTCATCGCCATGCGCCCGAACGTTTGTCGGATGTACTTCGCGGCGAGGGCCGGGTCTGGGTTGCCGCCTGGGCCCTCCGGATTCACATAGATCAGGCCCATGTGATCGGCGGCGAACGGTCCCTGAATCTCTCCCTCAGCGACGTGGCGCTCGTCCCCGAGCCAGGTATCTTCCGGTCCCCAGAAGATTTCGTCGGGCTCCCAGATGTCGGGGCGCCCGAATCCGAAGCCAAACGTCTTGAACCCCATCGACTCGTAGGCCACGTTGCCGGCAAAAATGATCAAATCCGCCCAGGAGATCTTGCGACCGTATTTTTGCTTGATCGGCCAGAGCAACCGGCGGGCCTTGTCGAGGTTCGCATTGTCTGGCCAGCTGTTGAGGGGTGGGAAGCGCTGAGCGCCCTCTCCACCACCGCCCCGGCCGTCGGCGATCCGGTACGTGCCCGCGGCGTGCCACGTCATCCGGATGAAAAGCGGGCCGTAGTGCCCGTAGTCCGCCGGCCACCACTCCTGCGACGTCGTCATGAGCTGCATGAGATCCCGCTTGAGCGCTTCGACATCGAGGGTCTTGAACTCCTGCGCGTAGTTGTAGTCCTCGCCCATCGGATTGGACCGGCGCGCGTGCTTGTTGAGAATCGAAAGGTCCACCTGATTGGGCCACCAGTCTTTGTTGGTCCTTGGGCGAACCCGCTTGGGAGTCGGGGCAGGGATCGATGGATTCTCACTTTCGCTGGCACTCGCCGTTGTATCCTTCATTTGCGCGACGTCCCTCTCAGACACGTTCCTCCTCCTTTCTGGTTATTCCCTTACGTATATATCGTGCTGCGGGGATGCGCGCAATTCAAGGCGACGGGCGCGATAAAGAAGCCCACGGTCGCGGGGCAGGACCACGCCAAACCCTGATGCGCGGTGGTCGGCGGATGGCCTCGACAAACTGGATGCGGCTGACGAGCCCGCGCGAGCCCGTCGTCACCGGCTCGGACGAACGTAGGTCGCGATCAATACGTCTCGAGGTACCGATCGATCTCCCACGGCGTGACGCGGGCGCGATAGTCGTTCCACTCCTGGCGCTTCGCTTCGACGAACCACTCTGCGATGTGGTCCCCCACGGCGCGCGTCATAACATCGTCGCGCTCGAATTCCGAGAGCGCCTCGGCGAGGGACGCGGGCAGCGTGCCGACGGCGTGCTTGGCCATCATCCCCTCGTCGAAGTGGAACAGGTCCTCCTCGATGGGCAGCGGCAGCGGTAGCTGGCGTCGAATGCCGTCGAGGCCGGCCGCCAGCATAACCGCGAAGGCCAGGTAGGGGTTGCAGCTCGGGTCTGGGCATCGAAATTCGATCCGCGTTGACTGGCCGCGCCCAGCGCTGACTCGCGGCACACGGACCAATGCCGAGCGGTTTGTCCGCGCCCAGCTAATGTATGCGGGCGCTTCGTACCCCGGGACCAGGCGCTTATAGGAATTGACTAAGGGTGTCACGATCGCCGCCATGGCGCGCGCATGAGTCAACTGCCCGGCGATGAAAAAGCGCGCGATCTGAGACAGCTCGTATTCGTCCTCGGCGTCGTGGAAGGCGTTGGCTCCGGTGTGCACGTCGGCCAGGCTCTGGTGCGTGTGCATGCCCGAACCGGGGAGCCCGTAAAACGGCTTCGGCATGAACGTCGCGTGCAAATCGTGGCGCCGGGCGACCGACTTCAATGCGATCTTGAAGATCGCCGTATTGTCGGCCGTCTGAAGCGCGCCCGCGTGCCGAAAGTCGATCTCGTGCTGTCCGGTGGCCACTTCATGATGGGTAGCCTCGACGACGATGCCGAGCTGTTCGAGCGCTGTCACCATCTCTTTTCGCACGTCGGCCGCCTGGTCCGTGGTGACATCAAAGTAGCTCGCTCGGTCGTGCGGGAGCGACTCGACGAGTCCGGTTCCTCCGTTCTTGAGCAGAAAGAACTCCAGCTCGGGTCCGGTGAGAAACGAGAAGCCCATCTCCGCGGCGTCCGCCAGGTTGCGCTGGAGCACGTAGCGCGGATCGCCGGGGAACTGGTCGCCGTCGGGCGTGAAGACGTTGCAGATGACGGACGCGGTGGTATTTTCGCCGGACTCCCACGGAATCACGCGAAACGTCGACAGGTCCGGGGCAAGATACATGTCGCTTTCATGGATCCGCGCGAACCCGTCGATGGACGAGCCGTCGAACCACAGGCCGTGGTCGATGGCATCACCGAAGCGATGGAACGGGATCGTGACGTTTTTCGCCACGCCCATGATGTCGGTGAACTGCAGGTTGACAAATTTGACGTCGGACGCGCGCGCCCGTTCGAACACGTCGGTGCGCTGGTCGTGCTGTGCGCTGGGTTCTGTCAAGGCTCTTCTCCTGACGGACTTCGCGGACCTCCGGCCCGCAGCGTCGGAACGACTCGGCGGATCTTCAGCGCCAGTTGTAGAGAGAGTCTATTCTCTGCATCGGCGAGATCGCGTCCCGTGAGCGCCTGGATCCGGTCCAGGCGGTAGAGCAGCGTGTTTCTGTGAAGGTGTAGCGTGTCTGCTGCGCGGGCGTGATTGCCGTTGCAGGCAAAGAACCCCTCCAGGGTCTCGACCAGCTCCGCGTCGTGCTTGGCGTCGTACTCTTCGAGGGTGCCGAGGTACTCGCGACAAAACGCCTCGAGGGTCTCGCGGTCCTCAACGCGGGCGATCACGCGGTATACGCCAAGGTCGTCGAATGCGATCGTCTGATTGCCGCCGAGAAACTGACGCCCGATGCGCGCGGCCCGTTCCGCCTCGGCATACGAGCGCACGATGGCTCGGGGTCCCGAAGCCCGCCGGCCGAGGCCGATGGTGGGCGACGCGCTCCCAACGAGGGCGGCGAGGCGCGCGCGCGTCGCCTCCATCTGCGCTCCGAGAGAGGATGGCGACGCAGCCTCTCGGGCAGGGATCAGCACGGCCAGCACGTCGCCGCGCTCGCGGAGGAGCGCGCGCGGCCATTGCTCGAGAATCTCGCGATGGGCGATGTCGAGAAATGACGTCCAGACGCCGGCGCGCTGGGCTTCGTCCACGGCGCCTCGCGCATCAGTCGGCTCGTCGAGCACGATGCACGCCGCATCGTAGGGCTCGCGAAGATCGTGGCCGAGATACCGAGCGCGAGCGGCGATCTCGTCTTCGTCGGAAAAGGTTCCCGAGAAGAGATGTTCCAGAAAGCCGCCCTGCAACCGCGTCTGGGTCTCCATAATAGCCCGCTGCTTGGCGATCGGAACGGCGAACGCCGATGCGGCGCGCACGACGATCTGCTCATCGAGGTCCTGCATGTCCTGGGTCCGGCCGAGGAGCGTCAGAAAGCCGGCGATCGTCCCGCCGAGCGAGATGGGCGAAGAGCAGACCGCGTACTCGTGATTGGACAGGATCCGCCGGATCGGGCCGATGGATTGATCGGAGGCCGGAGCGCCCGCCGAAACGCCCAGGATGTCGCGGGCGGAGTACAACGTGTGGGACTGTTCGTCCGGTGGGAGCCCGTGGACCTCGCGGTCGGTCGGCGCGGCGAACGCCTGCCGAATCCCGTACTCGTTCTCCAGGTACACGACGCGACCAGCTTCCTGAGCAAGCGTGGCTGCCATTCCCTGGGTCGTCGCTCCGTCGAGGGCGAGCTGAATCAACCGCTGGTAGATCTCGAGGGCGCGACGCTGGACCTGGCCGTCGCGGTCGACGATGAGGCTGATGACTGAGCGCTCGACCTCCTGGAGTCCGACATCCGGCGGCAGGATGAGGATCGGGAGCGTGTCTTCCGCCTCGCTGGTCGCAATTCCCTCTGGAAGCTCGTCGCTGAGAATGATCCCGGCCACGCCCGCTGTCGATAGCGCCTGAAAGAGGCGGGGCAGCCCCATCATTTCGGACCGACTGGTCAGGCCGCGCAGCGAGAGAATGACGAGGGCGTCCGGCTCGATGTTACTGATGACCCACGGACGCGTGATGAAGGACCGCACCCAGGATATGCGACGGTGGACGTGGGGCTGACCCTGAACCACCAGCGTGCCGGAGGGAAGGGCGAGCCGCAGCGCGTCGGCCACCGTGGCGGCGGCGGCGGTGCTCAGCGTCGGCGGTCGGGCAATCTGCACACCAAACGATATCATTCGTCATGCAGAACGACAATGGGAAAAGTCCGGCCGGAAAACCGGCCGGCGGCAGATGCCGCAACCGCCGCCGAATCGGAGGCACCCGGGGGTCGCGGGCCAGGAGGCACTCGCGGAGCAGGTTGCGTCTAGACAACCGCTCACTGGTCGAGTCGACGAATGAGAACCTTATTGTCACGATTCTGTAACGAATCGCCGCACGCCACGTGTCCGCCACGCAGGCTACACTTGGCTCGATTCAGTCCGGGAGGTTGGGGGTCACGGCGCACGTAAGGAGATTAGCGACTGCGGCGTTCGTCCTGGCCATCGTGGCTGGATTCCAGACGCGGGGGGGGTCGCGTGAGGAGGTAGCCGGGGCCGAGCCCCAGTCCCTGTCGCAGCTCGTTGCGTCGTCCAACATCCAGATCCCATCGACGTCGAGCGTAGTCCCCCTTCCAACGAAGACCGACGGTCTCGGCAATATTCTCAGGTCATTGCCGGACTGTGTGCCGGGACGCGCGGTCGACCACCTGAGCCAGTATCCGTCGATCCTCGCATGCAAGAGCCCTCCGGGCAAGGTGACCTATTATGACCCGCGAACGCGACGGCTTTTGCCGCCAAAATGGGGGCGCGACGTCGAAAACCCCCTGGCAGCCTGGCTTGCCCCCGTGGCGAGCGCGCATGACCGGTGCACCGGTGGCGCACAAGCGAATTGCCCGAACGTCGCGACACCGAGGCATGGGATTGATCCCGAGCACTTCGATCGCGCCTCGGTTGCGACTGCAGGCTCGTACGCGGTCTCCGATCTGTACAGCTACGCAATCGCCGGCACGGGCGGAGACAATTCCGGAAGCCTGATTTCCGCGACGGCGATGCCAAGCACATCGGCATCTGGAGAATGGGTGCTCCTTGGCTCCACGATTGCCTGGATGTCCAACCAGAGCAACTTCAGCGAGGTCGGCTGGTACCACTGGGCGAGCGGCCTTGGACCCGACATCTGCGCATGCCCTTTCACGGACTCGCTGGACGACTCGAGCCCGCCAAACGGCGTCCTCAAGTCCTACGGGCCTCCCTACACGTTGACCACCAACACCAACTATGCGTTCGCCAACCAGTTTACCGGCCTCATAGACGGGAAGAACTCCTGGACTGCGTACTTCTGGTGTGAGCCGGTCACTACTGGATGCCCCGGGACCTCGGGGTGGGTGGTGCTTGATGTACGGTGGTTCAACTCGTTCACCTCCTCATCCGCGGGGCTCGACCCGGGGATCGAGGGAACGCGCACGCTTCCCCCCTTCGTCACGTACATCTCGGGTCTCCAGCAGCTCCGCTCGGGATCGCTCCAAGCGGTCGGCCCAGCCGCTCCCAACTGCAACAACCCGGGGTCGGGGCAACAGTGCGCATTCAACGTGAACAACGAATGCTACGCCGTCGACCTGGATACGCCTCCGGCGGAGCAGCACGACGTGTTTTGGATGGGAAAGGCCTGCTAAGCAGATCTCCCACAACATTAGGGGAAGGCAGCGAGAGCAATGAACATCAGACGGTGCGCTCTCTCGGCGATCTTGGCTATCGGCTTGGTGCTGGGTGTCCCGAGGAGCACGCGCGCGAATCCGATCCTGGTCGATGGCTTCACCCTGACCTCCGCCGGGGACGGGACGATCGCGCTCGCCTGGACGCCGGGAAGCGGGCAGTCAACCTACAAAATCCTTCGGTATTCCGCTACAGGGCCGTCCATCCTGCTGACTCTCCCCGGTTTCGCCTCCAGCGCAACGGATCACCTCGCGAACGGACAGGCAGCCTGCTACGCGGTCCTCGGGTACGCGGTGAACGGCCAGCAGGTTTCGAGCTCACGAATACTGTGCGCGATGTCCGTCCAGGCCACGAGCCTTCGGTCCTCCCTGTCGGTTCACTTCGGCCCTCCGCCCCCATCGTGCACCTTCGAATGCAATCCAACCGTCGTGCTCGAATGGGCGCCCGTTCCAGGAGCGACCGCGATGCTGCTGGATCCCATCAACAACGCCCTACGGCTTCAGCTGCTCCCCGGCACGGCGACCAGCGCAACAGATACCGGGGGATGCTATCTGGTGATCGGATTTGGCAGCGACGGCGCGCCGCTCTGGATCAGCGACGCGGTGTGCGGTTATCCGGCCATAGCTGGCTAGACCGCCGGGATTGACGATTCCCCTCCATCCCTGGAATACTTCTGCCAGCGACCTGGCTGCTCTCGCCATCCTTTAAGTCGGCCCCGAGAGACCGACAAGGAGCGTGCATGCAACGCAATGTCTGTATCCATCAGCCTCTTGCCGGCAACGGGCCGGGCAAGAGGTTTTTTCTTGGCCCCGGGGCAGGCCGCCGTGGACGCTAAGGTGCTGCTCGACGCCGAGGGAATTCGCCGCGCGATCCACCGGATGTCCCACGAGATCGTCGAGCAGAATGGCGGCGTCGAGGGCCTCGTGCTCGTCGGACTGCTCACGCGGGGCGTCCCTCTTGCCCGTCGCATGCAGCAGGCCATCGCCACTTTCGAGAAGGTCGAAGTCCCTTGCGGCCAGCTTGACATTACGCTGTACCGGGACGACCTCTTCGATGGGCGGATCCTGGAGCTGGGGGAGACCGCGCTCCCCACGGACATCTCCGGCGCCAACGTTGTTCTGGTGGACGACGTCCTCTTCACCGGCCGAACGATTCGCGCCGCCCTGGACGCCGTCATGGACTTCGGGCGCCCGCGGTCGATCGGTCTCGCGGTCCTGGTGGACCGCGGACATCGCGAGCTGCCGATCCGGGCGAACTTTGTCGGAAAGAACGTGCCGACGGCGTGGGACGAAAGCGTGGACGTGCACGTCGCCGAGATCGACGGCTGCGACGAGGTCGTGATTGCGAGGAAGGGTTGAACGCCGTGATCGAATCCGCTGAGCACACCAATGGCGCCACGAATGGAGTCGCCGCCGCTCCGATCCCCTGGGCGGGCCGCCGACACGTGCTCGACCTGAACGATTTCTCCCGCGATGAAGTCCTCCAGGTCCTGGAGACGGCAGACCGTATGAAAGAAGTGCTGGCGCGGCCAATCCGCCGCGTACCGGCGCTGCGCGGGCGCAGCATCGTCAACCTCTTCTATGAGGCGAGCACCCGGACGCGCGTGTCGTTCGAGCTGGCCGCGAAAACGCTCGGGGCGGATGTCGTCAACGTGTCGGCGACGGGGAGTAGCGTCGAGAAGGGCGAGACGCTGCTCGATACCGTTCGCACTCTGCACGCCCTCGGCGCGGATTTGCTCACCATCCGGCACAGCCATTCGGGCGCTCCGTACACCGTCGCGGCGCACGTCGACGTCCCGGTCATCAACGCGGGCGACGGCACCCACGCGCACCCGACGCAGGCGCTCCTCGACGCCTATACCATCCGCGAGCGATTCGGCCGCGTGGAAGGGCTCCGCGTCGTCATCGTCGGAGACATCGCCCACAGCCGTGTCGCTCGGTCCAACGCGTGGGGCCTGCACCTGCTGGGGGCGAGCGTCTGCCTGTGTGGCCCGCCAACATTACTTCCGCCCACGACCATCGCACCTGCCGCAGAGCCCCCATGGCCCGTCGAAATCGACATGGACCTCGATCACGCCATCGCCGACGCCGACGTGGTCATGCCGCTGCGCGTCCAGCTCGAGCGCCAGGAGGGCAACCGACTCGCATCGCTTCGAGCGTACGCCCGCGACTTCGGCATTTCGCGGCAGCGGCTCGCGCGCGCGGCTCCGGGCGCAATCGTGATGCACCCTGGCCCCATGAACGAGGGCGTCGAGATCGACGCCGACGTCGCCCACGGCGCCCAGTCGGTCGTGCAATCCCAGGTGACCAATGGCGTCGCGGTTCGCATGGCGGTGATCTACCTGCTTATGGCAGCGTCCCAGGTCGGCAGCAAAGCCCGTGCGCCGGCGCAGCACGATCGTGGGGGTCGTCGGGAGCCTCAAATGGAGGTGCGGGCGTGACGCGGATTCGCATCCACGGCGGACGCGTGGTCGATCCGGCCGAGGGGCGGGATGAAGTCACAGACGTGGTGATTGTCGACGGGCGGGTGGACGGCTTCATCGGACAGGAAGCGGGCGGAGAATTCGATCGCACCATCGACGCGGCGGGCCTCGTTGTCGCGCCGGGCTTCGTCGATCTGCACTGTCACCTGCGCGAGCCGGGCTTCGAGGACAAGGAGACGATTGCGACCGGAGCGCTTGCCGCCGCCGCTGGCGGGTTCACCACCGTCTGCTGCATGCCCAATACGAATCCGACGCTCGATACCGCGAACGACATCGCCTTCGTGTACGCGCGGGCGCAGGCCGCCCATGGGGCGCGGGTCCTTCCGCTGGGCACGATCACGCGGGGCCAGCAGGGACGCGAGCTGTCGGACGCGAGCGAGCTGGCGGGAGCGGGCGTCGTCGGGTTCTCCGACGATGGGCGTCCGGTCTGGGACGGCCGCCTGATGCGCTACGCCTTGATGGAGAGCCTGCGCCACAAGAAGCCCATCGTGAACCACTGCGAAGATCCGGAGATCGCCGACGGTGGTGTGATGAACCAGGGGAGGGTGGCGGATCTCCTCGGGCTCAAGGGGCAGCCCGCCACCGCCGAGGACGTGATGGTCGCGCGCGATATCGAGCTGGCG includes these proteins:
- a CDS encoding regulatory protein RecX, producing MRASAPGASISAISHQRRARSGRVNVAIDGAFAFSLAVPIAASVRAGDPVDEATVNALLRRDEQERAHERALRFLATRPRSEAEVRRRLARAGYSPQAADATANRLKAEGLVDDDAFAAYWVSQRMTFHPRGPRALRAELRAKGVDATRTSAAIEPIQPSQALQAYRAALRRAERLCEPDERRFVHDLIAYLARRGFDYGPAREAVALLWKEHGEIPSASSVP
- a CDS encoding ubiquinone/menaquinone biosynthesis methyltransferase, which translates into the protein MINARAPEPDSPTSIPLGGADRGRRVRDMFGRIVPRYDLMNRLMTLGMDGRWRDLAAAAAEPAGADALDLATGTGDLALALRTHGARHVVAADFCAPMLEAAREKLQRRSETAIDLVLADALRLPFADASFDCVASGFLLRNVSDVPRALGEMHRVLRPGGRVVSLELTRLSFGPLSAAFRAYFTYVVPLVGGIVSGDPAAYRYLPASVRVFPPAEVLARTFREAGFQAVTYRTVGFGTTAIHRGQKA
- the pyrR gene encoding bifunctional pyr operon transcriptional regulator/uracil phosphoribosyltransferase PyrR; translation: MAPGQAAVDAKVLLDAEGIRRAIHRMSHEIVEQNGGVEGLVLVGLLTRGVPLARRMQQAIATFEKVEVPCGQLDITLYRDDLFDGRILELGETALPTDISGANVVLVDDVLFTGRTIRAALDAVMDFGRPRSIGLAVLVDRGHRELPIRANFVGKNVPTAWDESVDVHVAEIDGCDEVVIARKG
- the glnA gene encoding type I glutamate--ammonia ligase; translated protein: MTEPSAQHDQRTDVFERARASDVKFVNLQFTDIMGVAKNVTIPFHRFGDAIDHGLWFDGSSIDGFARIHESDMYLAPDLSTFRVIPWESGENTTASVICNVFTPDGDQFPGDPRYVLQRNLADAAEMGFSFLTGPELEFFLLKNGGTGLVESLPHDRASYFDVTTDQAADVRKEMVTALEQLGIVVEATHHEVATGQHEIDFRHAGALQTADNTAIFKIALKSVARRHDLHATFMPKPFYGLPGSGMHTHQSLADVHTGANAFHDAEDEYELSQIARFFIAGQLTHARAMAAIVTPLVNSYKRLVPGYEAPAYISWARTNRSALVRVPRVSAGRGQSTRIEFRCPDPSCNPYLAFAVMLAAGLDGIRRQLPLPLPIEEDLFHFDEGMMAKHAVGTLPASLAEALSEFERDDVMTRAVGDHIAEWFVEAKRQEWNDYRARVTPWEIDRYLETY
- the recA gene encoding recombinase RecA, producing the protein EKERALEMALAQIEKNFGKGSIMRLGEASDRLAVDVIPTGAIALDLALGVGGIPRGRITEIYGPESSGKTTLLQHVIAHAQASGGIAALIDAEHAFDPIYAQNCGVRVDEMLISQPDTGEQALEIAEALVRSGALDVVCIDSVAALVPRAELEGDMGDAHVGLQARLMSQALRKLTGAISRSRTSVVFTNQLREKIGVMFGNPETTPGGRSLKFYASVRLDIRRIDSIKQGTTVIGNRTRVRVVKNKVAPPFRTAEFDIMYNEGISRAGSILDVGTDLEIVRKSGAFFSFGDIRLGQGRENAKEYLRQNPEIADEIERQIRQSAVGLLPMKLAVGDGVVEEESVFALGE
- the katG gene encoding catalase/peroxidase HPI; its protein translation is MKDTTASASESENPSIPAPTPKRVRPRTNKDWWPNQVDLSILNKHARRSNPMGEDYNYAQEFKTLDVEALKRDLMQLMTTSQEWWPADYGHYGPLFIRMTWHAAGTYRIADGRGGGGEGAQRFPPLNSWPDNANLDKARRLLWPIKQKYGRKISWADLIIFAGNVAYESMGFKTFGFGFGRPDIWEPDEIFWGPEDTWLGDERHVAEGEIQGPFAADHMGLIYVNPEGPGGNPDPALAAKYIRQTFGRMAMNDEETVALIVGGHTVGKAHGAAPAPQYVGPEPEAASLADQGLGWKNSYGSGKGPDTITSGLEGPWTTEPTKWDNGFLDNLYNYDYQLTTSPAGAKQYAPKPDASGAVPTAPDAHDPSKRQTTMMLTTDLALKTDPTYAAITKRFHEHPDQLADAFGKAWYKLLHRDMGPISRYLGPWVAEPQLWQDPVPPVDHELIGEQDVAALKEKLLASGLSISQLVSTAWASAATFRGTDKRGGANGARIRLAPQKDWEVNNPAELARVLRTLEQIQQEFNQSQSGGKRVSLADLIVLGGCAAVEQAAKNAGYDVRVPFAPGRTDASQEQTDVESFAVLEPRFDGFRNYLHAGEELPPETLLVERAFMLNLSAPEMTVLVGGMRALGANYRQSKHGMLTSRPETLTNDFFVNLLDMGTEWRPSGSDASVYEGRNRSTGELRWTATAVDLVFGAHSQLRAISEVYACDDAKEKFVRDFVAAWDKVMNLDRFDLAAQGGSARP
- a CDS encoding helix-turn-helix domain-containing protein, with amino-acid sequence MISFGVQIARPPTLSTAAAATVADALRLALPSGTLVVQGQPHVHRRISWVRSFITRPWVISNIEPDALVILSLRGLTSRSEMMGLPRLFQALSTAGVAGIILSDELPEGIATSEAEDTLPILILPPDVGLQEVERSVISLIVDRDGQVQRRALEIYQRLIQLALDGATTQGMAATLAQEAGRVVYLENEYGIRQAFAAPTDREVHGLPPDEQSHTLYSARDILGVSAGAPASDQSIGPIRRILSNHEYAVCSSPISLGGTIAGFLTLLGRTQDMQDLDEQIVVRAASAFAVPIAKQRAIMETQTRLQGGFLEHLFSGTFSDEDEIAARARYLGHDLREPYDAACIVLDEPTDARGAVDEAQRAGVWTSFLDIAHREILEQWPRALLRERGDVLAVLIPAREAASPSSLGAQMEATRARLAALVGSASPTIGLGRRASGPRAIVRSYAEAERAARIGRQFLGGNQTIAFDDLGVYRVIARVEDRETLEAFCREYLGTLEEYDAKHDAELVETLEGFFACNGNHARAADTLHLHRNTLLYRLDRIQALTGRDLADAENRLSLQLALKIRRVVPTLRAGGPRSPSGEEP